A genome region from Dromaius novaehollandiae isolate bDroNov1 chromosome 34, bDroNov1.hap1, whole genome shotgun sequence includes the following:
- the MARK4 gene encoding MAP/microtubule affinity-regulating kinase 4 isoform X2, protein MSSRSALAPGNERNADTLASLAGGRAEKGAGWASRALGARCRNSLAAGADEQPHIGNYRLLRTIGKGNFAKVKLARHILTGREVAIKIIDKTQLNPTSLQKLFREVRIMKGLNHPNIVKLFEVIETEKTLYLVMEYASAGEVFDYLVSHGRMKEKEARAKFRQIVSAVHYCHQKNIVHRDLKAENLLLDADANIKIADFGFSNEFTLGSKLDTFCGSPPYAAPELFQGKKYDGPEVDIWSLGVILYTLVSGSLPFDGHNLKELRERVLRGKYRVPFYMSTDCENILRRFLVLNPAKRCTLEQIMKDKWINIGYEGDELKPYKEPEEDFGDAKRIEVMVGMGYTREEIKESLSNQKYNEVTATYLLLGRKNEVEAGESRTGSTLSLARVRAPSEVANGTGKAAAHGKGQRGAGTYHRQRRHSDFCGPSPAPAHPKRSPTSAGDAELKEERLPARRASGSVGGAGRAVPPSSPMVSSANNPNKAEIPERHKDGAANTNNIPSSVMARRNTYVCTERPGAERHSLLQNGKENSSAGSRVPPASPSSHSIAAAAASSERARLARGTAGRSTFHGGHVRDRRAGAPNGPPASPTLAPEASPLPQSRSRATSNLFSKLTSKLTRRVTLDPSKRQSSNRCVSGATTPQGAKIRSQTNLRESGDLRSQVAIYLGIKRKPNPGCSDFPGM, encoded by the exons ATGTCTTCGCGCTCCGCCCTGGCGCCGGGCAACGAGCGCAACGCGGACacg CTGGCGAGCCTGGCGGGGGGCCGCGCGGAGAAGGGCGCGGGCTGGGCGAGCCGCGCGCTGGGCGCCCGCTGCCGCAACTCGCTGGCCGCCGGCGCCGACGAGCAGCCCCACATCGGCAACTACCGCCTGCTGCGCACCATCGGCAAGGGCAACTTCGCCAAGGTCAAGCTGGCCCGGCACATCCTCACCGGGCGCGAG GTGGCGATAAAAATCATCGACAAGACGCAGCTGAACCCGACCAGCCTCCAGAAg CTCTTCCGGGAAGTTCGGATCATGAAGGGGCTGAACCACCCCAACATCG TGAAACTCTTTGAGGTCATCGAGACGGAGAAGACGCTCTACCTGGTGATGGAGTACGCCAGCGCCG GGGAGGTCTTCGACTACCTGGTGTCCCACGGGCGGATGAAGGAGAAGGAGGCGCGGGCCAAGTTCAGACAG ATCGTCTCGGCCGTGCACTACTGCCACCAGAAGAACATCGTCCACCGGGACCTCAAG GCCGAGAACCTGCTGCTGGACGCCGACGCCAACATCAAGATCGCCGACTTCGGCTTCAGCAACGAGTTCACGCTGGGCTCCAAGCTGGACACGTTCTGCGGGTCGCCGCCCTACGCCGCCCCCGAGCTCTTCCAGGGCAAGAAGTACGACGGCCCCGAGGTCGACATCTGGAGCCTGGGCGTCATCCTCTACACCCTGGTCAGCGGCTCCCTGCCCTTCGACGGGCACAACCTCAAG GAGCTGCGGGAGCGGGTGCTGCGGGGCAAGTACCGGGTGCCCTTCTACATGTCGACCGACTGCGAGAACATCCTGCGCCGCTTCCTGGTGCTGAACCCGGCCAAGCGCTGCACCCTCGag CAAATCATGAAGGACAAGTGGATCAACATCGGCTACGAGGGCGACGAGCTGAAGCCCTACAAGGAGCCCGAGGAGGACTTCGGGGACGCCAAGCGCATCG AGGTGATGGTGGGCATGGGCTACACCCGGGAGGAGATCAAGGAGTCCCTGAGCAACCAGAAGTACAACGAGGTGACGGCCACCTACCTCCTGCTGGGCAGGAAGAACGAG GTGGAGGCGGGCGAGTCGCGCACGGGCAGCACCCTCTCCCTGGCCCGGGTGCGGGCACCCAGCGAGGTGGCCAACGGCACGGGCAAGGCGGCGGCGCACGGCAAGGGCCAGCGCGGGGCCGGCACCTACCACCGGCAGCGGCGGCACAGCGACTTCT gcggcccCTCGCCGGCGCCCGCCCACCCCAAGCGCAGCCCCACGAGCGCGGGCGACGCGGAGCTCAAGGAGGAGCGGCTGCCGGCCCGGCGCGCCAGCGGCAGcgtggggggggccgggcgcgccgtgcccccctccagccccatggTCAGCAGCGCCAACAACCCCAACAAGGCCGAGATCCCCGAGCGGCACAAGGACGGCGCTGCCAACACG AACAACATCCCGTCGAGCGTGATGGCGCGCCGCAACACCTACGTGTGCACCGAGCGCCCGGGCGCCGAGCGCCACTCGCTGCTGCAGAACGGCAAGGAGAACAG CTCGGCGGGCAGCCGGGTGCCGCCGGCGTCGCCCTCCAGCCAcagcatcgccgccgccgccgcctcctcggaGCGGGCCCGCCTGGCGCGGGGCACCGCGGGGCGCAGCACCTTCCACGGGGGCCACGTGCGGGaccggcgggccggggcgcccAACGGGCCGCCCGCCTCGCCCACCCTGGCCCCCGAAGCCTCGCCGCTGCCCCAGAGCCGCTCGCGTGCCACCTCCAACCTCTTCAGCAAGCTCACCTCCAAGCTGACGCGCAG GGTCACTCTTGACCCCTCTAAGCGGCAGAGCTCTAATAGGTGCGTCTCGGGTGCCACCACGCCGCAAGGAGCCAAAATCA gGTCGCAGACGAACCTGAGAGAATCGGGGGACCTGCGCTCACAAG tTGCCATCTACCTTGGGATCAAAAGGAAGCCGAACCCCGGCTGCTCCGATTTCCCTGGCATGTGA
- the MARK4 gene encoding MAP/microtubule affinity-regulating kinase 4 isoform X1: MSSRSALAPGNERNADTLASLAGGRAEKGAGWASRALGARCRNSLAAGADEQPHIGNYRLLRTIGKGNFAKVKLARHILTGREVAIKIIDKTQLNPTSLQKLFREVRIMKGLNHPNIVKLFEVIETEKTLYLVMEYASAGEVFDYLVSHGRMKEKEARAKFRQIVSAVHYCHQKNIVHRDLKAENLLLDADANIKIADFGFSNEFTLGSKLDTFCGSPPYAAPELFQGKKYDGPEVDIWSLGVILYTLVSGSLPFDGHNLKELRERVLRGKYRVPFYMSTDCENILRRFLVLNPAKRCTLEQIMKDKWINIGYEGDELKPYKEPEEDFGDAKRIEVMVGMGYTREEIKESLSNQKYNEVTATYLLLGRKNEVEAGESRTGSTLSLARVRAPSEVANGTGKAAAHGKGQRGAGTYHRQRRHSDFCGPSPAPAHPKRSPTSAGDAELKEERLPARRASGSVGGAGRAVPPSSPMVSSANNPNKAEIPERHKDGAANTNNIPSSVMARRNTYVCTERPGAERHSLLQNGKENSSAGSRVPPASPSSHSIAAAAASSERARLARGTAGRSTFHGGHVRDRRAGAPNGPPASPTLAPEASPLPQSRSRATSNLFSKLTSKLTRRVADEPERIGGPALTSCHLPWDQKEAEPRLLRFPWHVKVTSARPAEAVLAALRQAALAAGCRARQAQPFLLSCTRDRGPGAPFCHFEAEVCRLPPLGLTGVLFRRLAGTAPAFRAALAEVAGRLQL, from the exons ATGTCTTCGCGCTCCGCCCTGGCGCCGGGCAACGAGCGCAACGCGGACacg CTGGCGAGCCTGGCGGGGGGCCGCGCGGAGAAGGGCGCGGGCTGGGCGAGCCGCGCGCTGGGCGCCCGCTGCCGCAACTCGCTGGCCGCCGGCGCCGACGAGCAGCCCCACATCGGCAACTACCGCCTGCTGCGCACCATCGGCAAGGGCAACTTCGCCAAGGTCAAGCTGGCCCGGCACATCCTCACCGGGCGCGAG GTGGCGATAAAAATCATCGACAAGACGCAGCTGAACCCGACCAGCCTCCAGAAg CTCTTCCGGGAAGTTCGGATCATGAAGGGGCTGAACCACCCCAACATCG TGAAACTCTTTGAGGTCATCGAGACGGAGAAGACGCTCTACCTGGTGATGGAGTACGCCAGCGCCG GGGAGGTCTTCGACTACCTGGTGTCCCACGGGCGGATGAAGGAGAAGGAGGCGCGGGCCAAGTTCAGACAG ATCGTCTCGGCCGTGCACTACTGCCACCAGAAGAACATCGTCCACCGGGACCTCAAG GCCGAGAACCTGCTGCTGGACGCCGACGCCAACATCAAGATCGCCGACTTCGGCTTCAGCAACGAGTTCACGCTGGGCTCCAAGCTGGACACGTTCTGCGGGTCGCCGCCCTACGCCGCCCCCGAGCTCTTCCAGGGCAAGAAGTACGACGGCCCCGAGGTCGACATCTGGAGCCTGGGCGTCATCCTCTACACCCTGGTCAGCGGCTCCCTGCCCTTCGACGGGCACAACCTCAAG GAGCTGCGGGAGCGGGTGCTGCGGGGCAAGTACCGGGTGCCCTTCTACATGTCGACCGACTGCGAGAACATCCTGCGCCGCTTCCTGGTGCTGAACCCGGCCAAGCGCTGCACCCTCGag CAAATCATGAAGGACAAGTGGATCAACATCGGCTACGAGGGCGACGAGCTGAAGCCCTACAAGGAGCCCGAGGAGGACTTCGGGGACGCCAAGCGCATCG AGGTGATGGTGGGCATGGGCTACACCCGGGAGGAGATCAAGGAGTCCCTGAGCAACCAGAAGTACAACGAGGTGACGGCCACCTACCTCCTGCTGGGCAGGAAGAACGAG GTGGAGGCGGGCGAGTCGCGCACGGGCAGCACCCTCTCCCTGGCCCGGGTGCGGGCACCCAGCGAGGTGGCCAACGGCACGGGCAAGGCGGCGGCGCACGGCAAGGGCCAGCGCGGGGCCGGCACCTACCACCGGCAGCGGCGGCACAGCGACTTCT gcggcccCTCGCCGGCGCCCGCCCACCCCAAGCGCAGCCCCACGAGCGCGGGCGACGCGGAGCTCAAGGAGGAGCGGCTGCCGGCCCGGCGCGCCAGCGGCAGcgtggggggggccgggcgcgccgtgcccccctccagccccatggTCAGCAGCGCCAACAACCCCAACAAGGCCGAGATCCCCGAGCGGCACAAGGACGGCGCTGCCAACACG AACAACATCCCGTCGAGCGTGATGGCGCGCCGCAACACCTACGTGTGCACCGAGCGCCCGGGCGCCGAGCGCCACTCGCTGCTGCAGAACGGCAAGGAGAACAG CTCGGCGGGCAGCCGGGTGCCGCCGGCGTCGCCCTCCAGCCAcagcatcgccgccgccgccgcctcctcggaGCGGGCCCGCCTGGCGCGGGGCACCGCGGGGCGCAGCACCTTCCACGGGGGCCACGTGCGGGaccggcgggccggggcgcccAACGGGCCGCCCGCCTCGCCCACCCTGGCCCCCGAAGCCTCGCCGCTGCCCCAGAGCCGCTCGCGTGCCACCTCCAACCTCTTCAGCAAGCTCACCTCCAAGCTGACGCGCAG gGTCGCAGACGAACCTGAGAGAATCGGGGGACCTGCGCTCACAAG tTGCCATCTACCTTGGGATCAAAAGGAAGCCGAACCCCGGCTGCTCCGATTTCCCTGGCATGTGAAGGTGACGAGCGCCCGGCCGGCCGAGGCGGTGCTGGCGGCGCTGCGTCAGGCCGCGCTGGCGGCGGGCTGCCGGGCGCGCCAGGCCCAGCCCTTCCTGCTCTCCTGCACCCGCGACCGGGGCCCCGGCGCGCCCTTCTGCCACTTCGAGGCCGAGGTGTGCCGCCTGCCGCCCCTCGGCCTCACCGGCGTGCTCTTCCGGCGCCTGGCCGG